One segment of Mycoplasma sp. E35C DNA contains the following:
- the recA gene encoding recombinase RecA, which yields MNELKIKKNNEKTTNAQILKVLQEKFGKSNIYLTDNEKIVEDEFISTGSIKLDHILGTGGFIKGRIVEIYGNESCGKTTLALSTINKAIQKDYRVAFIDAEHALDLKYAKSLGIDLSKLIVARPDYGEQGFEIIKSLIKTELIDLIVVDSVAALVPKVEIEGKMEDQTMGTHARMMSRGLSRIQPLLAKHNVAVIFINQLREKVGVMFGNPEITTGGKALKFYSSTRLELRRAEILRDVNNNPIGIRSKATVTKNKLASPMACTFIDIFFNTGISEINEIIDLAIDYEIIKQAGSWFSYQEEKLCQGRSNLITKLKESPQTYELIKNEVFAKLNDNNQS from the coding sequence TAATGCACAAATCCTTAAAGTTTTACAAGAAAAGTTTGGTAAATCTAATATTTACTTAACTGATAATGAAAAAATAGTTGAGGATGAATTTATTTCAACTGGAAGTATAAAACTTGACCATATTTTAGGTACTGGTGGTTTTATTAAAGGAAGAATTGTTGAAATTTATGGTAACGAATCCTGCGGAAAAACCACATTAGCTTTGTCAACAATTAATAAAGCAATTCAAAAGGATTATAGAGTTGCATTTATTGATGCTGAACATGCTTTGGATTTAAAATATGCCAAAAGTTTGGGTATTGATTTATCAAAACTGATTGTAGCTAGACCTGATTATGGTGAACAAGGTTTTGAAATTATTAAATCATTAATTAAAACTGAACTTATTGATTTAATTGTTGTCGATTCTGTGGCTGCTTTGGTGCCTAAGGTTGAAATCGAAGGTAAAATGGAAGATCAAACGATGGGTACTCATGCCAGAATGATGTCAAGAGGGTTATCACGAATTCAACCACTACTAGCTAAACATAATGTGGCTGTTATTTTTATTAACCAATTAAGAGAAAAAGTTGGTGTAATGTTTGGTAATCCAGAAATCACAACAGGTGGAAAGGCTTTGAAATTTTATTCTTCAACAAGACTGGAATTAAGAAGAGCTGAAATTCTAAGAGATGTTAATAATAATCCAATTGGAATTAGATCAAAAGCTACTGTTACTAAAAATAAATTAGCATCACCAATGGCTTGCACATTTATTGATATTTTCTTTAATACTGGAATTAGTGAAATTAACGAAATTATTGATTTAGCAATTGATTATGAAATTATCAAACAAGCTGGTAGTTGGTTTTCATACCAAGAAGAAAAACTTTGCCAAGGTAGATCTAATTTAATTACCAAATTAAAAGAATCGCCCCAAACATACGAACTAATCAAGAATGAAGTATTTGCTAAATTAAATGACAATAATCAGAGTTAA
- a CDS encoding ABC transporter permease, whose protein sequence is MFSKTWHSFTQIFKGPKKTWLILPYVLMLLLFFIIPLIIVLVNAFTPSIIDTNNGKISVTVADNFSIIDNFTVRKIVQSGYLAIACTIICLLIAFPFAYVLSISKNKLFRFSVVALVTAPIWNSFLIKVIGLKTLLDLFFQEQNSTFGDGWTLLGLVYIFMPLMILPLYTVLISMPKNYMLASQDLGYNYFISFFKVVIPYCKNAIISGVTLVLLPAFTTVGISVFVNNANDNQLIGTYLLSLGANGLESKVAISQASALSLVLALIILSFYLLVFVLPKTISYFKKRALLRRKINSVIDSNA, encoded by the coding sequence ATGTTTAGTAAAACTTGACACTCATTTACACAGATCTTCAAAGGACCTAAAAAAACCTGATTGATCTTGCCATATGTTTTGATGTTGTTATTATTCTTCATCATTCCATTAATCATCGTTTTAGTTAACGCTTTTACACCATCAATTATTGATACGAATAATGGAAAAATTTCAGTAACGGTTGCTGATAACTTTTCAATTATTGATAATTTTACGGTACGTAAAATTGTGCAATCAGGATATTTAGCAATTGCTTGTACAATTATTTGTTTATTGATTGCTTTTCCTTTTGCTTATGTTTTATCAATATCAAAAAACAAGTTATTCCGTTTTAGTGTTGTTGCATTAGTAACTGCACCAATCTGAAATAGTTTTTTAATCAAAGTAATTGGTTTAAAAACCTTATTAGACTTATTTTTCCAAGAACAAAATAGCACATTTGGTGATGGTTGAACCTTATTAGGATTAGTTTATATCTTCATGCCATTGATGATCTTACCTTTATATACGGTATTGATTTCAATGCCTAAAAACTACATGTTAGCATCACAAGATTTGGGATATAACTACTTCATTAGCTTTTTTAAAGTGGTAATTCCTTATTGTAAAAACGCAATCATTTCAGGTGTTACTTTAGTATTATTACCTGCATTTACAACCGTGGGAATTTCAGTCTTTGTTAATAATGCTAATGACAACCAACTGATCGGAACTTATTTATTATCATTAGGTGCTAATGGTCTAGAATCAAAAGTAGCAATCTCACAAGCAAGTGCTTTAAGTTTAGTTTTAGCTCTAATTATTCTGTCATTTTATCTTCTTGTTTTTGTCTTACCAAAAACAATTAGTTACTTCAAAAAACGTGCATTGTTACGTAGAAAGATTAATTCGGTAATTGATAGTAATGCATAA
- a CDS encoding HD domain-containing protein, whose translation MNTTALILLYLIVGLLTTLAILVIVFITLKYYEFKFLKETEAYQKNLEKELVTINKQHLLEQKLDEYHLFKSNLKFFTKKDFKDIKSFFLSVLTEKIIIEDRHQKSLGDLKEARNQIRILEKRLNDRRTEEKFKMLEKMELNADKARELLLDEYRTYIKNDFDKMIKDEEELYRSKEKRFKEDYASFVLQTLSNVSNFGPTVRVTSSTDIKFEVRDKDGKTDKKATNDIYAKLIGKGGQTKEMIESFFTGLALDINPENKKITLSSFNKISLFLIKRTLEVILNEMLEKGPSILDQTLLNRKLFLVKKDFEKECIKIGEETLKKLNLINSRYIPEGLYEYIGRLNYRGSCTQMVLLHSVEAAMIAEKIAAQLGLNKEKAKVCGLLHDIGKSINQEEYWKNQDLLDPDHVKAGVAIAKYFKLDNDIIDAINCHHGNRSLFKNAKSFYAWITQIADRLSASRPGVRWNNQEDEDLKRKKLIEILSKYKEQYFDSFKILKSGYRIHIVVKSKVAENDFNQVALDIKKDIELDDMLSKFPIRLHFIKRNEINYSIKPSLNDISVDTKFDHNSDEDDEFDDSKVYVDSDKIIEELNLSNTEENFSIDQTNEVIIENEDK comes from the coding sequence ATGAATACAACGGCTTTAATTTTGCTATATCTAATTGTTGGTTTACTAACCACATTAGCGATTTTGGTTATCGTTTTTATTACTTTAAAATATTATGAATTTAAGTTTCTAAAAGAAACTGAAGCATACCAAAAAAATCTTGAGAAAGAACTAGTTACGATCAATAAACAACATTTATTGGAACAAAAACTAGATGAGTATCATTTATTCAAAAGCAATTTAAAGTTTTTTACAAAAAAAGACTTCAAGGATATTAAGTCTTTTTTTCTTTCTGTACTTACAGAAAAAATCATTATTGAAGACCGCCATCAAAAATCACTAGGTGATTTAAAAGAAGCCAGAAATCAAATTCGTATTCTAGAAAAACGTTTAAATGACAGAAGAACTGAAGAGAAGTTCAAGATGTTAGAAAAAATGGAACTTAATGCTGATAAAGCAAGAGAGTTACTTTTAGATGAATATCGAACTTATATTAAAAATGACTTTGACAAAATGATCAAAGACGAAGAAGAGTTATATCGTTCAAAAGAAAAACGTTTTAAAGAAGATTATGCTTCTTTTGTTTTGCAAACATTATCTAATGTATCAAACTTTGGACCAACGGTTAGAGTAACTTCATCTACTGATATTAAATTTGAAGTAAGAGATAAAGATGGTAAGACGGATAAAAAAGCTACCAATGATATTTATGCTAAATTAATTGGTAAAGGTGGACAAACCAAAGAAATGATTGAAAGTTTCTTTACTGGATTAGCATTAGATATCAACCCTGAAAATAAAAAAATTACCTTATCTTCATTCAATAAAATTAGTTTATTTTTAATTAAAAGAACCTTAGAAGTAATCCTTAATGAAATGCTTGAAAAAGGTCCTTCAATTTTAGATCAAACTTTATTAAATCGTAAGTTATTCTTAGTTAAAAAAGATTTTGAAAAAGAATGTATTAAGATCGGAGAAGAAACCCTTAAGAAATTAAATTTAATTAATTCTAGATACATTCCAGAAGGTTTATATGAATATATTGGTAGATTAAACTACCGTGGTTCATGCACGCAAATGGTATTGCTTCATAGTGTTGAAGCTGCAATGATTGCTGAAAAGATTGCTGCACAATTAGGCTTAAATAAAGAAAAAGCTAAGGTTTGTGGTTTATTACATGATATTGGTAAGTCAATCAACCAAGAAGAATATTGAAAAAATCAAGATTTATTAGATCCAGACCATGTTAAAGCAGGGGTAGCAATTGCAAAATACTTTAAGTTGGATAATGACATTATTGATGCAATTAACTGTCACCACGGAAACCGCAGTTTATTTAAAAACGCAAAATCATTTTATGCATGAATAACTCAAATTGCTGATCGTTTATCAGCGTCAAGACCAGGAGTTAGATGAAATAACCAAGAAGATGAAGATTTAAAACGTAAAAAGTTAATTGAAATTTTATCGAAATATAAAGAACAATATTTTGATAGTTTCAAAATTTTAAAATCTGGTTATCGAATTCATATCGTTGTTAAATCTAAGGTTGCTGAAAATGATTTCAATCAAGTAGCATTAGACATCAAAAAAGATATTGAATTAGATGATATGCTATCAAAATTCCCAATTAGATTGCACTTCATTAAGCGTAATGAAATTAATTATTCAATTAAACCATCACTAAATGATATAAGTGTTGATACAAAGTTTGATCATAATAGCGATGAAGATGATGAATTTGATGATTCAAAAGTTTATGTGGATTCAGATAAGATAATTGAAGAATTAAATTTATCAAATACTGAAGAAAATTTTTCAATTGATCAAACTAATGAAGTAATCATTGAAAACGAAGATAAATAA
- a CDS encoding ABC transporter ATP-binding protein, with amino-acid sequence MEEKVFIQLRNVNKTFDDGFVAVRDMNLDINKSEFVTLLGPSGCGKTTTLKMLAGFEQPTYGQIKIDGIDIKDMPVHKRPFATVFQDYALFPNMNVYNNICYGLKIMRVPKENTDPKLSEQAEKIKQEAHKKSVAKINDLNKKKNDLTNKLNKIRKEYEKSYWMYENDEMRFAQYQQALIKLESKLSEAINQNDIIRLNSEIDNLKENYKKKRPIDLKYDKVLKQLENVDGWISYWETYPIIKKEAFENKVLTRRLTKEEIHQRATKMINLVGLAGKEDKYPSELSGGMQQRVALARALVIEPETLLLDEPLSALDAKVRKQLQNELKRIHKELNITFILVTHDQEEALLLSDKIVVMSQGDIEQVGKPNIIYDSPINEWTARFIGAANIFDGTYLGDYKIKLSSGEIIDTDEEYDFKKDDKVRVLIRPEDFDVVEKDKGMFNVEVIKASYKGVLWEIECLMSDKTKITVDNIDEVKVGSHVGLKFDEMDVHMMRPQEDV; translated from the coding sequence TTGGAAGAAAAAGTTTTTATTCAATTAAGAAATGTTAATAAAACTTTTGATGATGGTTTTGTCGCTGTTAGAGACATGAACCTAGACATCAACAAATCTGAATTCGTGACCTTATTAGGTCCTTCTGGTTGTGGAAAAACTACGACCTTAAAAATGTTAGCAGGATTTGAACAACCAACTTATGGTCAAATCAAAATTGATGGCATTGATATCAAAGATATGCCAGTGCATAAGCGACCATTTGCTACTGTGTTTCAAGATTATGCATTGTTTCCAAATATGAATGTTTATAACAACATTTGTTATGGATTAAAAATCATGCGTGTTCCCAAAGAAAACACCGATCCTAAATTATCAGAACAAGCTGAAAAAATTAAGCAAGAAGCCCACAAGAAATCTGTGGCTAAAATTAACGATCTTAATAAGAAAAAAAACGATTTAACTAATAAGTTAAATAAGATTCGTAAAGAATACGAAAAAAGTTATTGGATGTATGAAAATGATGAAATGCGATTTGCTCAGTATCAACAAGCGCTGATCAAATTAGAATCAAAATTATCAGAAGCCATTAACCAAAATGACATTATTCGTTTGAATAGTGAAATTGATAATTTAAAAGAAAACTATAAAAAGAAACGCCCAATTGACTTAAAGTATGACAAAGTTTTAAAACAACTTGAAAATGTTGATGGGTGAATTTCGTATTGAGAAACTTATCCGATTATCAAAAAAGAAGCTTTTGAAAATAAAGTATTAACCAGAAGATTAACAAAAGAAGAAATCCACCAACGAGCAACTAAAATGATTAATCTTGTTGGATTAGCTGGTAAAGAAGATAAATACCCATCTGAACTATCAGGTGGTATGCAACAAAGAGTAGCACTAGCCAGAGCGCTTGTAATTGAACCTGAAACTTTATTATTAGACGAACCATTAAGTGCGCTGGATGCGAAGGTAAGAAAACAATTACAAAACGAATTAAAAAGAATTCATAAAGAATTAAATATTACGTTTATCTTAGTAACTCACGATCAAGAAGAAGCATTATTGCTATCAGATAAAATCGTGGTAATGTCACAAGGTGACATTGAACAAGTTGGTAAGCCTAATATTATTTATGACTCACCAATCAACGAATGAACAGCCAGATTTATTGGTGCTGCTAACATTTTTGATGGCACTTATTTAGGTGATTACAAAATCAAATTAAGTTCTGGTGAAATCATTGATACTGATGAAGAATACGACTTTAAAAAAGATGATAAAGTTCGTGTTTTAATCCGTCCAGAAGATTTTGACGTTGTTGAAAAAGATAAAGGAATGTTTAATGTTGAAGTTATCAAAGCTTCATATAAAGGTGTGTTGTGAGAAATTGAATGCTTAATGTCAGATAAAACCAAGATTACAGTTGATAACATTGACGAAGTTAAAGTCGGATCACATGTTGGTTTAAAATTTGACGAAATGGACGTTCATATGATGAGGCCACAAGAAGATGTTTAG
- a CDS encoding ABC transporter permease: MHKLKTILRQGYIFIILGLIYLPLLIIVILSFNGATERGNVNLNFNNVDPSKAFDAYKQLAEGDFLTPLTTSLIVAFISTPISVFLATITAFGIWRNKKVYQKLIMSVSNTSIAIPDIISALSLITLFVLIWVSLLLQPLGLFTIIVSHISVSTPFALVSIYPRMLKMNPNLILASQDLGYNRIQTFFKITLSYLMPAIIVGGLIAFATSFDDFVITSFVRGSSRTIATELYSIRKGIKAWAIAFGAILTFVGIFATIIAVIKKALSEKVKYKEKIVRSINK; this comes from the coding sequence ATGCATAAATTAAAAACAATCTTACGCCAGGGATATATTTTTATTATCTTAGGCTTAATTTATTTACCATTATTAATCATTGTTATCCTTTCATTTAATGGTGCGACTGAAAGAGGTAATGTTAATTTAAACTTCAATAACGTTGATCCATCAAAAGCCTTTGATGCATACAAACAACTTGCTGAAGGTGACTTTTTAACGCCACTAACAACCTCATTGATTGTGGCATTTATTTCAACCCCAATTTCAGTATTTTTAGCAACAATTACTGCCTTTGGTATCTGGAGAAATAAAAAAGTATACCAAAAACTGATTATGTCAGTTTCTAATACTTCAATTGCGATTCCTGACATTATTTCAGCATTAAGTTTAATCACTTTATTTGTATTAATTTGAGTAAGTTTATTATTACAACCACTTGGATTATTTACGATCATTGTTTCACATATTTCAGTTAGCACCCCGTTTGCTTTGGTATCAATTTATCCAAGAATGTTAAAGATGAACCCAAATCTAATCTTAGCTTCGCAAGATCTTGGTTATAACCGTATTCAAACTTTCTTTAAGATTACTTTATCTTATTTAATGCCAGCTATTATTGTTGGTGGATTAATTGCTTTTGCAACTTCATTTGATGACTTTGTCATCACTTCATTTGTGCGTGGATCTTCACGAACAATTGCTACAGAATTATATTCAATTCGTAAGGGAATTAAAGCTTGAGCAATTGCTTTTGGTGCAATTTTAACTTTTGTTGGAATCTTTGCGACGATTATTGCTGTTATTAAAAAAGCATTATCTGAAAAAGTGAAATACAAAGAAAAAATTGTTCGTTCAATTAATAAATAG